ACGCGACCATACTGCGAGCGCGTCCTGTAGATAGTAGGCTACCTCTTGTCTTGATACACTTCGCCGTACCGATGCCTTTCCGCGCGTCCGATCGCGCTCGCGTTTCTGGACAGCGCGGTTTGCAACCCACGGCAGTGATGCCacatgctcggcgagcaTTTTTTGCGTTTCTGCGTAGCGCGCAAGGATCGTCGAGACACTGCCGgagggcggcgcagcgagaCATTGCCCCGAGATAcggcgctcgatgcacGAAGGCCCAagctccgcaagcgcacgcactggAAGTGAAACCTTTACTGTGCCTTCGAGGGCGTGCAACAGGATCGCATAGGCAAATGGCTGGGGATCGAGGTAGGCAAGTTGGTACGCAGTGCACATTCTTGCGAGGTCTAGCGCAATGTGCTCGACCCGCTGTGGATCCAAGGCACAGATCGCATGCGCTTCTGGTATGGCTCGTGGCGACTTCCCAAGTGCGTCCTGCAACGATGCCAGCTGTGTGCCAAGGTAGAGCGCAGGGTCGTTTATCACTATCCCAGCAAACGACGCCACTGGGATCGTACGAAGCATCTGCAGTGTGTGTACTAAGCGCGACACAGGAACCTCCGATGCAATCGCGACCGCATCAACATCtacaatgcgcgcgtctttgCGTAGCACCACGTacagcgcagcggcaccgaCAGCAGCCCAAGGCATCGGAGCAGGCAGCGATTCTTGAGCGTGCCGAAATAATGCAGACGCCTGCTCTGCTGCGTACGCATACCCAAGTCGCAAAGCGGCACTGTGCATCATAGATACTACCCTAACCTGTTGCCGGCGCACTCCTGCGAGTttggcgcttgctgcatcGTAGACGTggtggcgcaggcggcgtTCTGCGTCTGTAGGgaacggcggcgcagctgtCGCAGCTGCATCGTACGGCGCATCAAGTTCCTCATTGATTGCAAGTGCCTTGCATACTGTGCATACATCTGCACCTTTTTTTGCGGCCCCCTGTACCGTGTCTTGGCTACATACCGCACAGACAGGGGCCATGGCGGCCTTTGTGGAGGGCGGCGCGTCATAGAcacatcacgtgatatCGAACGGAAAAGCCGCCTCACGGCTCTGACTGACCAACCACCAGCGAGCGTTTACGAAACATGGCGGGAATGGCTCTGCGTCACCTAGGCCGGATGGCGTCTCCGCTCTCTATGCAGCTTGGATTTGCTGCGCGTACGGCACGACGCAGCATTGCCACAAGTGTTGCAGTGCGGTCCGATGCGCTTTTTGTGCACCGCGATACGCCGTACAACAACCCTTCGCTCCCGTTTGAATTCAACGAGGAAAACAAGAAGATCGCGAACGAGATCGTCAGCCACTACCCCCCGCAATATAAAAAGGCAGCCGTGATTCCTTTGCTGCATCTTGCTCAGCAACAGCACGATAACTGGTTGCCGATCTCGGCAATGAACTATGTTGCAAGTGTGCTCGAGATGCCACAGATGCGTGTGTACGAGGTCGCGACGTTTTACACCATGTTTAACCGCGTGCCTGTTGGCAAGTACTTTGTGCAGGTATGCACTACCACGCCATGCGCCCTGGGTGGCTGTGGCTCGGCAAAGGTGCTCGAGGCAATCGAGGATCGCCTCGGTATTCGCGCTGGCGAGCAGTCGGAGGACAAAAAGTTTTCCATCCTCGAGGTTGAATGCTTAGGGTATGTACAGTGCAAGGAGGCTAACAACAGTGCttgtgcaaatgcaccCATGGTCCAGATCAATGACGACTACTACGAGGATCTCACGCCGGAATCGGTGATCAAGGTCCTTGATATGCTCGAAAAGGGCGGACAGCCCAAGGTCGGGCCGCAAAATGGGCGCTTGAACTCTGCGCCGTTTGATGGGCCACGCTCGCTCACGACAAAGGTATGTTTGACACCAAATTTCTCACAACAGCCGTACGGGCCGGGCCAGTACTGTGTCCCTGAGTTTGCTTAGTGCTGGTTTGTAGCAATGCAT
This region of Malassezia vespertilionis chromosome 9, complete sequence genomic DNA includes:
- a CDS encoding uncharacterized protein (EggNog:ENOG503NV79; COG:C), encoding MASPLSMQLGFAARTARRSIATSVAVRSDALFVHRDTPYNNPSLPFEFNEENKKIANEIVSHYPPQYKKAAVIPLLHLAQQQHDNWLPISAMNYVASVLEMPQMRVYEVATFYTMFNRVPVGKYFVQVCTTTPCALGGCGSAKVLEAIEDRLGIRAGEQSEDKKFSILEVECLGACANAPMVQINDDYYEDLTPESVIKVLDMLEKGGQPKVGPQNGRLNSAPFDGPRSLTTKPYGPGQYCVPEFA